A part of Photobacterium sp. GJ3 genomic DNA contains:
- a CDS encoding SDR family NAD(P)-dependent oxidoreductase, with translation MTFQNKTVWITGASSGIGQALAEQFAAQGANVILTARRKERLDTILAGLARQASDCTAGLSQPERLLQDLPSILDEIGRVDILINNAGISQRSLFLENEFKVYRQLMEVNYFGLVAMTKAVLPRMIEAGGGSVVSISSVAGKVGSKLRTGYSGSKYAVVGFMDCLRAEVSEYGIHCLTICPALSALPLRIILQTGSKLPPYCPPKQMLKAIAAHGQLGTNHQAVLSAAV, from the coding sequence ATGACGTTTCAGAATAAAACCGTTTGGATTACAGGTGCGTCGTCCGGTATCGGACAGGCGCTGGCGGAGCAGTTTGCAGCGCAGGGCGCGAACGTTATCTTAACCGCGCGTCGGAAAGAGCGGCTGGACACCATTCTTGCCGGGCTGGCCAGGCAAGCATCGGATTGTACCGCTGGATTATCGCAGCCCGAGCGGTTGCTTCAGGATCTCCCGTCCATATTGGATGAGATTGGCCGGGTGGACATTCTGATAAACAATGCAGGCATCTCGCAACGCAGCCTGTTTCTGGAGAACGAATTCAAAGTTTACCGCCAGTTAATGGAAGTGAATTATTTCGGACTGGTCGCGATGACGAAAGCGGTGCTGCCCAGAATGATTGAAGCCGGTGGCGGCAGCGTGGTGTCGATCAGCAGTGTGGCCGGGAAAGTGGGTTCAAAGCTCAGAACCGGCTATTCCGGATCCAAGTACGCTGTGGTCGGTTTTATGGATTGCCTGCGGGCCGAAGTCAGCGAATACGGTATTCACTGCCTGACGATTTGCCCCGCTCTGTCCGCACTGCCATTGCGCATCATTCTCCAAACGGGCTCCAAACTTCCCCCCTATTGCCCCCCTAAGCAGATGCTTAAGGCAATTGCGGCCCACGGTCAATTGGGCACCAACCATCAAGCGGTTCTTTCCGCAGCTGTTTAA
- a CDS encoding DUF962 domain-containing protein → LIVFAVICLWCRLQVGLGSVTLNGAVVVTALSVLYYLRLSVALGMLMALILSVMIWAAVPIAELSWVGWIAISLGLFVMGWVIQFIGHYFEGKKPAFADDLIGLVIGPLFILAEGLFLLGYYTELEQHIVQHAGPVKP, encoded by the coding sequence TTGATCGTTTTCGCCGTGATCTGCCTGTGGTGCCGGTTACAGGTGGGTCTGGGATCGGTGACGTTGAATGGCGCGGTGGTCGTCACCGCTCTCAGCGTGCTGTATTACCTCCGGTTGAGTGTGGCTTTGGGCATGCTGATGGCATTGATATTGAGTGTCATGATCTGGGCGGCCGTTCCCATTGCCGAGCTTTCATGGGTTGGCTGGATCGCAATCAGTCTGGGTCTGTTTGTGATGGGATGGGTCATTCAGTTTATCGGACACTATTTTGAAGGAAAAAAGCCGGCTTTCGCGGATGATCTGATCGGATTGGTGATTGGCCCGCTGTTTATCTTGGCGGAGGGGCTGTTTTTACTGGGGTATTACACCGAACTTGAGCAACATATCGTTCAGCATGCAGGCCCGGTTAAGCCTTAA